The following is a genomic window from bacterium.
CGCTTAGTATCGGGATACTCCAGCGCTTGTTTCTCTATATAAATATGTGAGAAATGATTATTGACTAAGGATTTTCCGGACTCGTTCGAAGGCATCTTTATTCTCACTTTTTGACTTAATTTCCCATGCGGAAAATTCCGATAGTTTTTCCATCACGTTTCGATTTCTAACTTTGGCCGACCGGGCTAATTCAACGAATTGATACTTCTGCGATTCTGTTAATTTTAAGATGCCGCCTACCCGGCGTAATAACTCAATCTCTTGGGCTTGGAATAGTCGTGTTTCTTTTTCATGTAGTCTCGGAAACATTGAAAAGATATGTTCAATGACATCCATTTTATTTTCAATTAAACCGCTAATAAATTCTTTTGAGAGCTGCGACAATTCAAGAAAATCCGACACTATCTTGAGGCAATAAATTCGATGAAGATCGACAAACATGTTTGCGGCCTGAAAAAAACCCGATGCCTCCATATCAACAAGGTCGGCATGAGGATGATCGATTTGATTTTTTTCAACAGGCACATCATACGTCACCATCGCAGCTTCCTTCAATCCGTGCCGCAAGATCGGATCAGGATAATAATCGCGCCCATGGGCACGATCCGTAATTTTGTTAATAAAGACCATTTCGCCGATCATAATATCTTGGCACACCGAGCCACAGCAACCGATATTAACAACGACTGAATTTGATGACAGTTTACTCTGCGATAATAACATGGTGGTTGCAACGGCGGACCGAATTTTACCGATGCCGCT
Proteins encoded in this region:
- a CDS encoding 5'-methylthioadenosine/S-adenosylhomocysteine nucleosidase — its product is MIFVVTALHCEAKPIIDKFKLKKNSVYSKLDLFENDEIRLMVSGIGKIRSAVATTMLLSQSKLSSNSVVVNIGCCGSVCQDIMIGEMVFINKITDRAHGRDYYPDPILRHGLKEAAMVTYDVPVEKNQIDHPHADLVDMEASGFFQAANMFVDLHRIYCLKIVSDFLELSQLSKEFISGLIENKMDVIEHIFSMFPRLHEKETRLFQAQEIELLRRVGGILKLTESQKYQFVELARSAKVRNRNVMEKLSEFSAWEIKSKSENKDAFERVRKILSQ